One Candidatus Krumholzibacteriia bacterium genomic window carries:
- the argS gene encoding arginine--tRNA ligase (catalyzes a two-step reaction, first charging an arginine molecule by linking its carboxyl group to the alpha-phosphate of ATP, followed by transfer of the aminoacyl-adenylate to its tRNA; class-I aminoacyl-tRNA synthetase), with amino-acid sequence MVKAEILSILEAVLRELGLEPPGPLQLDPPRDPRHGDLSTNVALLLAKRSGTTPAALAQRLAERLRARADLQAEVSLAG; translated from the coding sequence ATGGTCAAGGCAGAGATCCTGTCCATCCTGGAAGCCGTGCTGCGGGAACTCGGGCTCGAGCCGCCGGGTCCGCTGCAGCTCGATCCACCCCGGGATCCGCGCCATGGCGATCTGAGCACCAACGTGGCGCTGCTGCTGGCGAAACGGAGCGGCACCACGCCGGCAGCGCTGGCACAGCGGCTGGCCGAAAGACTGCGCGCGCGGGCGGACCTGCAGGCCGAGGTCAGCCTCGCCGG
- the rsfS gene encoding ribosome silencing factor produces MALSPRQLALKAAELAASKKAEDIVLLDLRRVTNFADYFVLCTATSDVQLRAVSDAVVDGLEMLQHEVWHSEGYDTRSWILLDYVHIVVHVFLPETRAYYALEKLWGDAPSEAFAG; encoded by the coding sequence TTGGCGTTGAGTCCGCGCCAGCTGGCGTTGAAGGCTGCCGAGCTGGCCGCCAGCAAGAAGGCGGAGGACATCGTGCTCTTGGACCTCCGCCGGGTCACCAACTTCGCCGACTACTTCGTCCTCTGCACCGCTACCTCGGACGTGCAGCTGCGTGCCGTCTCCGATGCCGTCGTCGACGGCCTCGAGATGCTGCAGCACGAGGTGTGGCACAGCGAAGGCTACGACACCCGCAGCTGGATCCTGCTGGACTACGTGCACATCGTGGTGCACGTCTTCCTCCCCGAGACGCGGGCGTATTACGCCCTGGAGAAGCTCTGGGGCGACGCTCCCAGCGAAGCGTTCGCCGGTTGA
- a CDS encoding Gx transporter family protein: MQPPALPTALESAAVPSAGAAEPEACSAPMPPLVSVQGRQASTALQLRSRLALYAAAATLLWLLERTLPNPVPWIRLGLANGVTLLVLLEHGAVAAGIVLVLRLLLAAFFAGTLFGPQSILALGGGVASWAAMTLAQRWGGRLLSPLGLSVLGASAHGLAQLALVATVLGAGSGAWDLLPLFAIVALASGSCTGIVVDALQARLALARGTAAP, from the coding sequence ATGCAGCCACCCGCGCTTCCTACCGCTCTCGAGTCCGCTGCCGTGCCGAGCGCCGGTGCTGCGGAACCCGAGGCGTGCTCCGCTCCCATGCCGCCGCTCGTTTCGGTGCAGGGGCGGCAGGCGAGTACGGCGCTGCAGCTGCGCTCGCGCCTGGCCCTCTACGCCGCTGCCGCCACGCTCCTCTGGCTGCTCGAACGCACGCTGCCCAACCCTGTGCCCTGGATCCGTCTCGGTCTCGCCAACGGCGTCACCCTGCTCGTGCTCCTCGAACACGGGGCGGTCGCCGCCGGCATCGTCCTGGTCCTGCGACTCCTCCTCGCCGCCTTCTTCGCCGGCACTCTGTTCGGGCCCCAATCGATCCTCGCCCTCGGCGGTGGCGTGGCGAGCTGGGCGGCGATGACGCTGGCGCAGCGCTGGGGCGGCCGACTCTTGAGCCCCCTCGGGCTCTCGGTGCTCGGAGCCAGTGCGCATGGGTTGGCGCAGCTCGCGCTGGTGGCCACGGTGCTCGGTGCCGGCAGCGGTGCCTGGGATCTGCTGCCGCTCTTCGCCATCGTGGCGCTCGCAAGCGGCAGCTGCACCGGCATCGTGGTCGACGCCTTGCAAGCGCGCTTGGCTCTCGCTCGCGGCACCGCGGCCCCTTGA
- a CDS encoding NusG domain II-containing protein, whose product MGARRQHAPPGPTRRRAPTPADCVVLLAVAALVPASWAWKPEPERAAVLVVRSADGESRFEASQDREMEIRGPVGVTRLRLQDGEAWIVAAPCANHFCQRLGRLRAPGRSLVCVPNRVVVCFAGSGLDVDGVTR is encoded by the coding sequence ATGGGGGCGCGGCGCCAGCACGCGCCTCCTGGCCCGACGCGCCGGCGGGCGCCGACGCCGGCGGACTGCGTTGTCCTGCTCGCCGTCGCCGCGCTGGTGCCGGCGTCCTGGGCCTGGAAGCCCGAGCCGGAGCGAGCCGCGGTGCTCGTCGTCCGCAGCGCCGACGGGGAGAGTCGCTTCGAGGCGTCCCAGGACCGGGAGATGGAGATCCGCGGCCCGGTCGGCGTGACCCGCTTGCGCCTGCAGGATGGCGAAGCCTGGATCGTGGCGGCGCCGTGCGCCAACCACTTCTGCCAGCGCCTCGGCCGTCTGCGTGCTCCCGGCCGGAGCCTCGTCTGCGTGCCGAACCGCGTGGTGGTGTGCTTCGCGGGCTCCGGCCTCGACGTGGATGGGGTGACGCGCTGA
- a CDS encoding polyprenyl synthetase family protein, with the protein MEARFNVYAQDFRALVQEDLTQVEEFLQHCCQATGVPLIDEVWEHLQRSPGKRLRPTLLLLVARAYGEPGSRSIMAGAVVEMIHTATLIHDDVVDKATLRRGQPAVNHRWHDGIALMMGDFLYSKAFQLFTAAGLEREMELLAETTNRMSVAEMMQFQFHAKLDMREDEYMLLIREKTAALIAASCALGALCGGATAVEPILAYGNDVGLAFQITDDLLDYLGDESVVGKPVGNDLHEGKVTLPLILALHNAPTAERERMLRAIRSREIFDGQWGTMLEFVATHGGIEEARARALLHGGRAKQALRDLPAGPERDALADAVDFITHRSS; encoded by the coding sequence GTGGAGGCACGCTTCAACGTCTATGCCCAGGATTTCCGCGCTCTGGTACAGGAAGATCTGACCCAGGTCGAGGAGTTCCTGCAGCACTGTTGCCAGGCGACCGGCGTTCCCCTGATCGACGAAGTCTGGGAGCACCTGCAGCGGTCGCCGGGCAAGCGTCTTCGTCCCACCTTGCTGCTCCTCGTCGCCCGGGCGTACGGCGAGCCCGGCAGCCGCAGCATCATGGCGGGCGCGGTGGTGGAGATGATCCACACGGCGACACTCATCCACGACGACGTGGTGGACAAGGCAACGCTGCGGCGCGGCCAGCCGGCAGTGAACCACCGCTGGCACGACGGCATCGCTCTCATGATGGGGGATTTCCTCTACTCCAAGGCCTTCCAGCTCTTCACCGCCGCCGGTCTGGAACGCGAAATGGAGCTGCTGGCGGAGACGACGAACCGGATGTCGGTGGCAGAGATGATGCAGTTCCAGTTCCACGCCAAGCTGGACATGCGTGAGGACGAGTACATGCTGCTCATCCGCGAGAAGACCGCGGCGCTCATCGCCGCCTCCTGCGCGCTCGGAGCGCTGTGCGGCGGCGCCACCGCCGTCGAACCCATCCTCGCCTACGGGAACGACGTGGGCCTCGCCTTCCAGATCACCGATGACCTGCTGGATTACTTGGGGGACGAGTCCGTGGTCGGCAAGCCGGTGGGCAACGATCTCCACGAGGGCAAGGTGACCCTGCCCCTCATCCTGGCGTTGCACAATGCTCCGACGGCGGAGCGCGAACGCATGCTGCGGGCCATCCGCAGTCGCGAGATCTTCGACGGCCAGTGGGGGACGATGCTCGAGTTCGTCGCCACCCACGGCGGCATCGAGGAGGCCCGGGCCCGGGCTCTCCTCCACGGCGGCCGCGCCAAGCAGGCCCTCCGCGACCTCCCGGCCGGTCCCGAGCGGGACGCGCTGGCGGATGCCGTGGATTTCATCACCCACCGCAGCAGCTGA
- a CDS encoding SpoVR family protein, with protein sequence MNTKSRDLQTLAEEIGGVARRYGLDFNDVVFEAVDYAQMNEIAAYGGFPSRYPHWSFGMEYDQLAKGYAYGLQRIYELVINNNPAYAYLMQCNTLVDQKLVMAHVYAHVDFFKNNAWFRHTNRKMVDAMANHGTRVRKYVEKYGADTVESFMDSCKSLDNLIDFHAPHVRRRALTRPPLAGSEEDVVDHGVPRLRAKGYMDRYINPEEFLEKQRQLKQQQSEEVRKVPAAPERDVLLFLLERAPLERWQQDILSIVRDEAYYFAPQGQTKILNEGWATFWHSRMMTRDLLQASEVVDYADHHSGTVLTPPGGFNPYKIGLELFRHIEERWNRGQFGPEWEACDDYQDKRRWDRKTGQGLQKVFEVRKLYNDVTFIDTFLTEDFCRDQKLFHFSYNKQTDMYHIDSREFPKIKQQLLFQLTNFGQPIILVADGNHRNRGELYLRHEHEGVDLKLEHAEDTLRNLFRLWKRPVHLETTVFERRKILTFDGKEHTRREVKTNNS encoded by the coding sequence ATGAACACCAAGAGCCGCGACCTGCAGACCCTGGCCGAGGAGATCGGCGGCGTCGCCCGGCGCTACGGCCTGGATTTCAACGATGTGGTCTTCGAAGCGGTGGACTACGCGCAGATGAACGAGATCGCCGCCTACGGTGGCTTCCCGAGCCGCTATCCGCACTGGTCCTTCGGCATGGAGTACGACCAGCTGGCCAAGGGCTACGCCTACGGGCTGCAGCGCATCTACGAGCTGGTCATCAACAACAACCCGGCCTACGCCTACCTGATGCAGTGCAACACCCTGGTGGACCAGAAGCTGGTGATGGCCCACGTCTACGCCCACGTGGACTTCTTCAAGAACAACGCCTGGTTCCGCCACACCAACCGCAAGATGGTGGACGCCATGGCCAACCACGGCACGCGGGTGCGGAAGTACGTGGAGAAGTACGGAGCCGACACGGTGGAGTCCTTCATGGATTCCTGCAAGTCCCTGGACAACCTCATCGACTTCCACGCGCCGCACGTGCGGCGGCGGGCTCTCACCCGGCCGCCGCTCGCTGGCAGCGAGGAGGATGTGGTGGATCACGGCGTGCCGCGGCTGCGCGCCAAGGGCTACATGGACCGCTATATCAATCCCGAGGAGTTCCTGGAGAAGCAGCGGCAGCTGAAGCAGCAGCAGAGCGAAGAGGTGCGGAAGGTGCCGGCAGCGCCGGAGCGCGACGTGCTGCTCTTCCTGCTGGAGCGAGCACCGCTGGAGCGCTGGCAGCAGGATATCCTCTCCATCGTCCGCGACGAGGCGTACTACTTCGCCCCGCAAGGGCAGACGAAGATCTTGAACGAAGGCTGGGCCACCTTCTGGCACTCCCGCATGATGACCCGGGACCTGTTGCAGGCCTCCGAGGTGGTGGACTACGCCGACCACCACTCGGGGACGGTGCTCACGCCGCCCGGGGGCTTCAACCCCTACAAGATCGGGTTGGAGCTGTTCCGTCACATCGAGGAGCGCTGGAACCGCGGGCAGTTCGGCCCGGAGTGGGAGGCCTGCGACGACTACCAGGACAAGCGGCGTTGGGATCGGAAAACCGGGCAGGGTCTGCAGAAGGTCTTCGAGGTGCGCAAGCTGTACAACGACGTCACCTTCATCGACACCTTCCTCACCGAGGACTTCTGCCGCGATCAGAAGCTCTTCCACTTCAGTTACAACAAGCAGACCGACATGTACCACATCGACAGCCGGGAATTTCCGAAGATCAAGCAGCAGCTGCTCTTCCAGCTCACCAACTTCGGCCAGCCCATCATCCTGGTGGCCGACGGCAACCACCGCAACCGCGGTGAGCTGTACCTGCGCCACGAGCACGAAGGGGTGGACCTCAAGCTGGAGCACGCGGAGGACACGCTGCGCAATCTCTTCCGGCTCTGGAAGCGGCCGGTGCACTTGGAGACCACCGTCTTCGAGCGCCGGAAGATCCTCACCTTCGACGGCAAGGAACACACCCGCCGCGAGGTCAAGACCAACAATTCTTGA
- a CDS encoding DUF444 family protein, giving the protein MVRKIEEDKSRFDRIVRGRIKNELRKYITHGELIGRKGRDLVSIPIPQIEIPRFRYGRNRAGGVGQGEGEPGTPLGRAPGEGESGAGDAAGQHLMEVDVPLAELAKLLGEELELPRIQPRGRKNVTATRERYVGIRQSGPESLRVFRRSFREALKREMASGTYNPEDPIVVPLQPDRRYRSWREVRLPENNAVILYIMDVSGSMGDEQKEIVRTTAFWIDTWLRSQYKHLESRYIIHDAVAYEVDQKTFYSTRESGGTKISSAYKLCQEILERHYPPSDWNVYPFHFSDGDNWGGGDTKECIRILREEILERVNQFAYGQVESPYGSGQFLKDLEKEFQGTETLVTAPIKDREAVYSTIKDFLGKGR; this is encoded by the coding sequence ATGGTCCGCAAGATCGAAGAAGACAAGAGCCGGTTCGACCGCATCGTCCGCGGCCGGATCAAGAACGAGCTGCGCAAGTACATCACCCATGGCGAGCTCATCGGCCGCAAGGGCCGTGATCTCGTTTCCATCCCCATCCCGCAGATCGAGATCCCTCGCTTCCGCTACGGCCGCAACCGCGCCGGCGGCGTCGGCCAGGGCGAGGGCGAGCCGGGCACGCCCCTCGGGCGGGCGCCGGGGGAGGGTGAGAGCGGCGCCGGCGACGCCGCCGGCCAGCACCTGATGGAAGTGGACGTGCCGCTGGCGGAGCTGGCCAAGCTCCTGGGGGAGGAGCTGGAGCTGCCCCGCATCCAGCCACGGGGGCGCAAGAACGTCACCGCCACCCGGGAGCGTTATGTCGGCATCCGCCAGTCGGGTCCGGAGTCGCTGCGTGTTTTCCGCCGCTCCTTCCGCGAAGCGCTGAAGCGCGAGATGGCGTCCGGGACCTACAATCCCGAAGATCCCATCGTCGTCCCCCTGCAGCCCGACCGCCGCTATCGCTCCTGGCGGGAAGTGCGGCTGCCGGAGAACAACGCTGTGATCCTCTACATCATGGACGTCTCCGGTTCCATGGGGGACGAGCAGAAGGAGATCGTGCGCACCACCGCCTTCTGGATCGACACGTGGCTGCGCTCGCAGTACAAGCATCTGGAGAGCCGCTACATCATCCATGACGCCGTGGCCTACGAGGTGGACCAGAAGACCTTCTACTCCACCCGGGAGAGCGGCGGCACCAAGATCTCCAGCGCCTACAAGCTGTGCCAGGAGATCCTGGAGCGGCACTACCCGCCGTCCGACTGGAACGTCTACCCCTTCCATTTCTCCGACGGCGACAACTGGGGCGGTGGCGACACCAAGGAGTGCATCCGCATCCTGCGCGAGGAAATCCTGGAGCGAGTGAACCAGTTCGCCTATGGCCAGGTGGAGAGCCCCTACGGCAGCGGCCAGTTCCTCAAGGACCTGGAGAAGGAGTTCCAGGGCACCGAGACCCTGGTGACCGCGCCGATCAAGGACCGTGAGGCCGTTTACTCCACCATCAAGGACTTCCTGGGGAAGGGCCGATGA
- a CDS encoding serine protein kinase, whose amino-acid sequence MGDARSLMQYIRDAHDPLRYREFHWTGTFEDYLELFLKNPKVARNAYQRVYDMILSYGVEEHVENKEKVLHYKFFHDPIDHGRDAVFGLDGALMRLVDVFKSAAHGYGAERRVLLLHGPVGSAKSTIVRLLKKGLERYSRTEEGAIYTFSWRDLDSEAENPNWHATPMHEDPLYLIPKESRQRLLEPVNAQLPQRERVTLDGDLCPYSRHIYSMLMERYDGDWSRVVQNVRVERLLLSEQDRIGIGTFQPKDEKNQDSTELTGDINYRKIAEYGSDSDPRAFNFDGEFNVANRGLVEFIEVLKLDVAFLYDLLGASQEHRIKPKKFAQTPIDEVIIGHTNEPEYRKLQNNEFMEALRDRTVKIDVPYVTRLGDEIKIYQKDFNEKIVKGKHIAPHTLRVASIWSVLTRLEEPKKAKMTLMQKMKLYDGRMLPGYTEDSIKELRAEGPNEGMHGISPRYVQDKISNALVSDTGEGCINPFMVMNELESGLQHHSLITNEEERKRCRELLAVVKAEYEDMVKNEVQRAISADEESVRRLCANYIDHVKAYTLKEKVRNKYTGQDEDPDERLMRSVEEKIEIPESRKDDFRSEIMNYIGALALEGKTFDYATNARLQKALELKLFEDQKDSIKLTSLVSSVVDKQTQEKIDIIKARMIKNYAYCDVCATDVLNYVASIFARGDIKGS is encoded by the coding sequence ATGGGCGACGCTCGGAGTCTGATGCAGTACATCCGCGACGCGCACGACCCGTTGCGGTACCGCGAGTTCCACTGGACCGGCACATTCGAAGACTACCTGGAGTTGTTCCTCAAGAATCCCAAGGTGGCTCGCAACGCCTACCAGCGCGTGTACGACATGATCCTGTCCTACGGCGTGGAAGAGCATGTGGAGAACAAGGAAAAGGTTCTCCACTACAAATTCTTCCACGATCCCATCGACCATGGCCGCGACGCCGTCTTCGGCCTCGACGGGGCGCTCATGCGGCTGGTGGACGTGTTCAAATCGGCGGCGCACGGCTACGGCGCCGAGCGCCGCGTGCTGCTCCTCCACGGCCCCGTGGGCAGCGCCAAGAGCACCATCGTCCGCTTGCTGAAGAAAGGGCTGGAGCGCTATTCCCGCACCGAGGAAGGCGCCATCTACACCTTCTCCTGGCGCGACCTGGACTCCGAGGCGGAGAATCCCAACTGGCACGCCACTCCCATGCACGAGGACCCACTCTACCTGATCCCGAAGGAGTCGCGGCAGCGCCTCCTGGAGCCGGTGAACGCCCAGCTACCACAGCGGGAACGGGTCACCCTGGACGGCGACCTCTGCCCCTACAGCCGCCACATCTACAGCATGCTCATGGAGCGTTACGACGGCGACTGGTCACGGGTGGTGCAGAACGTCCGCGTCGAGCGCCTGCTGCTCTCCGAGCAGGATCGCATCGGCATCGGCACCTTCCAGCCCAAGGACGAGAAGAACCAGGATTCCACCGAGCTCACCGGGGACATCAACTACCGCAAGATCGCCGAGTATGGCAGCGACTCGGACCCGCGGGCTTTCAACTTCGACGGCGAATTCAATGTCGCCAACCGCGGCCTGGTGGAGTTCATCGAGGTCCTCAAGCTGGATGTGGCCTTCCTGTACGACCTGCTGGGAGCCTCGCAGGAACACCGCATCAAGCCCAAGAAGTTCGCCCAGACGCCCATCGACGAGGTGATCATCGGCCACACCAACGAGCCGGAGTACCGCAAGCTGCAGAACAACGAGTTCATGGAGGCGCTCCGCGACCGCACCGTGAAGATCGACGTGCCGTACGTGACCCGGCTCGGGGACGAGATCAAGATCTACCAGAAGGACTTCAACGAGAAGATCGTGAAGGGCAAGCACATCGCGCCACACACCCTGCGGGTGGCGTCGATCTGGTCGGTGCTGACGCGCCTCGAAGAGCCGAAGAAGGCCAAGATGACCTTGATGCAGAAGATGAAGCTCTACGATGGGCGCATGCTGCCGGGGTACACCGAGGACTCCATCAAGGAGCTCCGCGCCGAGGGCCCCAACGAGGGCATGCACGGCATCTCGCCGCGCTACGTGCAGGACAAGATCTCCAACGCCTTGGTGAGCGACACCGGCGAGGGTTGCATCAACCCCTTCATGGTGATGAACGAGCTCGAGTCCGGCTTGCAGCACCATTCGCTGATCACCAACGAAGAGGAGCGCAAGCGCTGTCGCGAGCTGCTGGCGGTGGTGAAAGCCGAGTACGAGGACATGGTCAAGAACGAGGTGCAGCGCGCCATCTCGGCGGACGAGGAGTCGGTGCGCCGTCTGTGCGCCAACTACATCGATCACGTCAAGGCCTACACCTTGAAGGAAAAGGTGCGTAACAAGTACACCGGCCAGGACGAGGATCCGGACGAACGCCTGATGCGGTCGGTGGAAGAGAAGATCGAGATCCCCGAGAGCCGCAAGGACGACTTTCGCAGCGAGATCATGAACTACATCGGGGCGCTGGCCCTGGAGGGCAAGACCTTCGACTACGCCACCAACGCCCGGCTGCAGAAGGCCCTGGAGCTCAAGCTCTTCGAGGACCAGAAGGATTCCATCAAGCTCACCAGCTTGGTGTCCAGCGTCGTGGACAAGCAGACGCAAGAGAAGATCGACATCATCAAGGCAAGGATGATCAAGAATTACGCTTACTGCGACGTCTGCGCCACGGATGTGCTCAACTACGTCGCCAGCATCTTCGCGCGCGGCGACATCAAGGGCTCCTGA
- the tatC gene encoding twin-arginine translocase subunit TatC, whose protein sequence is MSPDAALVAAGATPPPAGKKPQRAPLRTMSFFQHLEELRATLIRMLLVGAAAATAGWFVSERLLGLLVPAELGQVHYFNPTEGFMIRFKVSIAVGLLVAMPILLMQVWSFVAPGLFQNEKRFVFPVLLASTLLFYLGLAFAYAFVVPRMVSFFLSFSAATLKPIINVTQYFSFVTKFCLAFGLVFQIPVVIVLLAWLGLVTPRQLLSQWRYGVVIIFIVAAWLTPPDAVSQVMMAIPMVVLYMGAIGLAFVVGRRRQSRRSTETDPDPDVDHEAVSP, encoded by the coding sequence GTGAGTCCTGACGCTGCCCTCGTCGCCGCGGGCGCCACGCCGCCCCCCGCGGGCAAGAAGCCGCAACGCGCGCCGCTCCGCACGATGTCCTTCTTCCAGCACCTGGAGGAGCTGCGGGCGACCCTCATCCGCATGCTCCTGGTCGGCGCCGCGGCAGCCACCGCCGGCTGGTTCGTCTCGGAACGACTGCTCGGACTGCTCGTCCCGGCCGAGCTCGGCCAGGTGCACTACTTCAATCCCACCGAAGGCTTCATGATCCGCTTCAAAGTGAGCATCGCCGTCGGCTTGCTCGTCGCCATGCCGATCCTGCTGATGCAGGTATGGAGCTTCGTCGCCCCCGGTCTGTTCCAGAACGAGAAGCGCTTCGTCTTCCCCGTTCTGCTCGCCAGCACCCTGCTCTTCTACTTGGGATTGGCCTTCGCCTACGCCTTCGTAGTGCCGCGCATGGTGAGCTTCTTCCTCTCCTTCTCCGCCGCCACGCTGAAGCCCATCATCAACGTCACCCAGTACTTCTCCTTCGTGACCAAGTTCTGCCTCGCCTTCGGCTTGGTCTTCCAAATCCCCGTGGTCATCGTGCTCCTCGCCTGGCTCGGCCTGGTGACGCCGCGGCAGCTGCTGTCCCAGTGGCGCTATGGCGTCGTCATCATCTTCATCGTCGCGGCGTGGCTCACCCCTCCCGACGCGGTGTCCCAGGTGATGATGGCGATTCCCATGGTGGTGCTCTACATGGGCGCCATCGGCCTCGCCTTCGTGGTCGGACGAAGGCGCCAGTCTCGCCGCAGCACCGAAACAGACCCGGATCCCGACGTGGATCACGAAGCTGTCTCACCTTGA